In a genomic window of Gossypium arboreum isolate Shixiya-1 chromosome 9, ASM2569848v2, whole genome shotgun sequence:
- the LOC108454229 gene encoding pentatricopeptide repeat-containing protein At1g61870, mitochondrial-like: MALFSRIRTSATAASFHLRRFSILSPDSPTPLSAHQKTRAALSLLKSEQNPDRILNICRAASLTPTFHLDRIAFSVAISKLSEGNHFQSIDTFLRELNSRPDLQHERFVSHSLILYGQAKMLNHALTTFDEFYNKGYCRSTKSLNALLVAAILAKDYKEAKRIFVEFPKRYGIEPNLETYNTAIKALCESGSSSSVYSILVDMKSKGIKPNATTFGTLLAGFYAEEKYEDVGKVLNLMKEHGVSVGVSTYNIRIRSLCMLKKSNEAKALLDGMLSKGIMPNSATYNHLIYGFCREGNLEEAKRLFKSMVNKGLKPDSHCYFTLVYFLCQSGDFETALRFCKESMEKNWVPNFSTMKALVKGLASISKVEEAKELIKNVKEKFSKNADAWDEIEKDLPQ, translated from the coding sequence ATGGCTTTGTTCTCCCGCATCCGTACTTCGGCAACCGCTGCATCTTTCCACCTCCGTCGCTTCTCCATCCTCTCTCCAGACTCACCCACTCCTCTCAGCGCTCACCAGAAAACACGCGCCGCCCTCTCCCTCCTAAAATCAGAGCAAAACCCCGACCGCATCCTCAATATCTGCCGCGCCGCCTCACTCACCCCGACTTTCCACCTCGACCGGATCGCTTTCTCCGTCGCAATCTCCAAACTCTCCGAAGGTAACCATTTCCAATCCATCGATACTTTCCTCCGTGAACTCAATTCACGTCCCGACTTGCAACACGAGCGTTTCGTTTCCCATTCTTTAATCCTCTACGGCCAAGCCAAGATGCTAAACCATGCCTTGACGACGTTTGACGAATTTTACAACAAGGGGTATTGCCGTTCGACGAAATCCCTAAATGCTTTGCTTGTGGCGGCTATTTTGGCGAAGGATTATAAAGAAGCGAAGAGAATTTTCGTGGAATTCCCTAAAAGGTATGGCATTGAACCCAATTTAGAGACTTACAATACTGCAATTAAAGCTTTGTGTGAGTCTGGGTCATCGTCCTCAGTGTATTCCATTTTGGTTGATATGAAAAGCAAAGGGATTAAACCAAATGCTACTACTTTTGGGACTTTGTTAGCTGGTTTTTATGCAGAGGAGAAATATGAAGATGTTGGGAAAGTGTTAAATTTGATGAAGGAACATGGGGTTTCTGTTGGGGTTAGTACTTACAATATAAGGATTCGGAGCTTGTGTATGTTGAAGAAATCTAATGAGGCAAAGGCTTTACTCGATGGGATGCTATCAAAAGGGATAATGCCGAATTCGGCTACATATAACCATTTGATTTATGGGTTTTGTAGGGAAGGGAATTTGGAGGAAGCTAagaggttgtttaagagtatggTGAATAAAGGTTTGAAGCCTGATAGTCATTGTTATTTTACATTGGTGTATTTCTTGTGTCAAAGTGGGGACTTTGAGACTGCTTTGAGGTTTTGTAAAGAAAGTATGGAGAAAAATTGGGTTCCGAATTTTTCAACTATGAAAGCTCTCGTGAAAGGACTTGCTAGCATATCTAAAGTTGAGGAAGCAAAGGAACTTATAAAGAATGTTAAGGAGAAGTTCTCCAAAAATGCAGATGCATGGGATGAAATTGAAAAGGATTTGCCCCAGTAG
- the LOC108454764 gene encoding phospholipase A I-like — translation MENTSYFAASGHKLGAFCSFIFRFPYYPFVASAVSKVILQDLGNRVLVGKDDEPVRQLISMISNDNYHVVRQACSSLSTLAADVSVAMKLMKCDIMQPIGAVLMVSSVSENLVSVLQVVVTLAIRSDTIAEMVVTNDVLSSLKVLCVHKNPEVQRLALLAVGNLGFCPENRHELVAVEGLRELLVQLTATPDPRVNKAAARALAILGENESLRCAIGGRQIPKRGIRILSLDGGGMKGLATVQILEEIENRTGKRMHELFDLICGTSTGGIYAAALSIKSMSAYRLEEIYKNFGKVVFSEPVRKDNNSATWKEKLDQLYKSSSQSFRVVAKGSKHNPDKLERLLKDLCADEDGDDRLIESAVKNIPKVCLISTLVSVMPAQPFVFRNYQYPVGTPEAPCVTSESSGTTARVSHKQSGLIGSCKYQLWQAIRASCAAPYYLDDFSDDVYRWRDGGLMANNPTIISMREAQLLWPDTKIDCLVSVGSGSVPTKARKGGWRCLDAGQVLIESACSVDRVEETLNALLPMHPKIRYFRFNPVDERCDMKLDETDPAVWQKLEAATKDYIENNSEYFNIACETLVQASANRDTEK, via the exons ATGGAGAACACTTCATATTTTGCTGCATCTGGACACAAGTTGGGTGCCTTTTGCTCTTTCATTTTCAGATTCCCTTATTATCCCTTTGTAGCCTCTGCAGTATCCAAGGTAATACTCCAAGACCTTGGGAACCGTGTACTCGTTGGTAAAGATGATGAACCAGTACGGCAGCTCATTAGCATGATAAGCAACGACAACTACCATGTG GTCCGACAAGCTTGTTCTTCTTTATCCACACTTGCTGCTGATGTTTCCGTGGCAATGAAGTTAATGAAATGCGACATCATGCAACCTATTGGAGCTGTTTTAATGGTCTCTTCTGTCTCAGAAAATCTGGTTTCAGTGCTGCAAGTTGTGGTCACATTGGCTATTAGATCAGATACCATAGCTGAGATGGTGGTAACCAATGATGTTCTTAGTTCATTAAAAGTACTTTGCGTTCATAAAAACCCAGAG GTGCAAAGGCTTGCTTTGTTAGCTGTTGGGAATTTGGGATTCTGTCCGGAGAATCGTCATGAACTTGTCGCTGTCGAAGGCTTGAGGGAACTTCTTGTGCAGCTGACGGCTACGCCCGACCCACGAGTAAATAAAGCTGCAGCTCGTGCTTTGGCAATTCTTG GAGAGAATGAGAGCTTGCGATGCGCTATTGGAGGGAGACAGATACCAAAACGAGGCATTCGCATACTATCGTTGGATGGAGGTGGCATGAAAGGTCTTGCAACTGTGCAGATCCTTGAGGAGATCGAGAACAGAACCGGAAAACGAATGCATGAGCTATTTGACCTTATATGTGGGACATCAACCGGTGGCATTTACGCTGCTGCACTTAGTATTAAGTCGATGAGCGCGTACCGATTGGAAGAAATATACAAAAATTTCG GAAAAGTCGTTTTCTCCGAACCTGTGCGGAAGGATAACAATTCTGCAACTTGGAAAGAAAAGTTGGACCAACTTTACAAAAGCTCATCACAAAGTTTCAGAGTTGTTGCAAAAGGATCCAAA cacaatccagatAAGTTAGAGAGGTTGTTAAAGGACTTGTGTGCCGATGAGGATGGTGATGACCGACTAATCGAGTCTGCTGTGAAGAACATTCCAAAAGTCTGTCTCATCTCGACTTTAGTGAGTGTTATGCCCGCTCAGCCATTCGTATTCCGTAATTATCAG TACCCCGTGGGAACACCGGAGGCACCTTGTGTGACATCTGAAAGTTCAGGAACCACCGCTCGGGTTAGCCACAAACAAAGTGGTCTCATCGGAAGCTGTAAATACCAACTATGGCAAGCTATAAGAGCATCTTGTGCTGCCCCATATTATCTAGATGATTTCTCAGAtg ATGTATACCGGTGGCGAGATGGTGGTTTAATGGCGAATAATCCGACAATCATTTCAATGAGAGAAGCACAACTTCTATGGCCTGATACTAAAATTGACTGTTTAGTTTCCGTTGGTTCTGGTTCCGTACCTACTAAG GCACGAAAAGGCGGTTGGCGATGTCTAGATGCAGGGCAAGTGCTGATTGAGAGCGCATGCTCGGTGGACCGAGTCGAGGAAACACTGAATGCATTGTTGCCTATGCACCCCAAGATCCGTTACTTCCGGTTCAATCCAG TGGATGAACGTTGTGACATGAAGCTGGACGAGACTGATCCAGCAGTTTGGCAGAAGTTGGAAGCTGCTACAAAAGATTACATTGAAAATAATTCGGAATACTTTAATATAGCATGTGAAACACTGGTTCAAGCCTCTGCTAATAGGGATACTGAGAAATAA
- the LOC108454370 gene encoding phospholipase A I-like, giving the protein MENSSCFVASKHRLSTFFSLIFRSPTSYHPLLASAVSKLIMQDPGNRLLVGKDEKSVRQLIRMLNSDNRRSVEQACSSLSNLAGNLHSELLIKCDIMQPIEHVLRSPSPEDLVSVLQVVVTLAFGSDTVAQKMLCNDIMKSLEILFGHKNPEVQRLALLSVGNLAFCRENHNILVTSENLRELLMRLTATPEPRVNKAAARALAILGENESLRRAIKGRQVPKTGIRILSLDGGGMKGLATVQILQEIERGTGKRMHELFDLICGTSTGGIFASALGIKLMSSDQLEEIYRNLGKVVFSEPVKKKNEAATWKHKLDQLYKSSSQSFRVVAKGSKHNAEKLEKLLQDMCADEDGDDILIETAVKNIPKVFLVSTLASVTPAQPFIFRNYQYPVGTPEVPIVTSKSSGTTMLGSPTTGTQVGCKRSAFVGSCKHLLWEAIRASCAAPYYLDDFSDGVYRWLDGALLANNPTIFSIREAQLLWPDTKIDCIVSIGSGSLPTKARKGGWRYLDAGQVLIESACSVDHAEEALRTLLPMHPEIHYFRFNPVDERCDMELDETDPTIWAKLEAATKDYIDNNSETFKDACERLVAPFKNA; this is encoded by the exons ATGGAGAATAGTTCATGTTTTGTTGCATCTAAGCACAGGCTCAGTACCTTTTTCTCCCTCATATTCCGTTCTCCTACTTCCTATCATCCATTGTTAGCCTCTGCTGTGTCGAAGCTAATAATGCAAGACCCGGGGAACCGTTTACTTGTTGGTAAAGATGAGAAGTCAGTGAGGCAGCTCATAAGAATGTTAAACAGTGACAATCGCCGTTCG GTTGAACAAGCTTGCTCTTCTTTATCAAATCTTGCTGGTAATCTTCATAGTGAATTGTTAATAAAATGCGACATCATGCAACCAATTGAACATGTTTTGAGGTCTCCTTCCCCTGAAGATCTGGTCTCTGTGCTGCAAGTTGTGGTCACACTGGCCTTTGGGTCTGATACTGTAGCTCAGAAGATGCTGTGTAATGATATTATGAAATCATTAGAGATACTGTTTGGCCATAAAAACCCAGAG GTGCAAAGGCTTGCTTTGCTATCTGTTGGGAATTTGGCCTTTTGCCGAGAGAATCATAACATTCTTGTCACTTCTGAAAACTTGAGGGAACTTCTCATGCGGCTGACGGCTACACCCGAGCCACGAGTAAATAAAGCTGCAGCTCGTGCTTTGGCAATTCTTG GAGAAAATGAAAGCTTGCGCCGTGCTATTAAAGGGAGACAGGTACCGAAAACAGGCATACGCATACTTTCGTTGGACGGAGGTGGCATGAAAGGTCTTGCAACTGTGCAGATCCTTCAAGAAATTGAAAGGGGAACGGGAAAGCGAATGCATGAGCTATTTGACCTTATATGTGGGACATCAACGGGTGGCATTTTCGCTTCTGCGCTTGGTATTAAATTGATGAGCTCAGACCAATTGGAAGAAATATACAGAAATCTTG GGAAAGTTGTTTTCTCTGAAcctgtgaaaaagaaaaatgaagccGCAACTTGGAAACACAAGTTGGACCAGCTTTATAAAAGTTCATCACAGAGTTTCAGAGTTGTTGCAAAAGGATCTAAA CACAATGCAGAAAAGTTAGAGAAGTTGCTACAGGACATGTGTGCTGATGAGGATGGTGATGACATATTAATTGAGACTGCTGTGAAAAACATTCCGAAAGTTTTTCTCGTGTCAACTTTAGCGAGTGTTACGCCTGCGCAACCTTTTATATTCCGCAATTATCAG TACCCTGTTGGAACGCCCGAGGTGCCTATTGTGACGTCTAAAAGTTCAGGAACCACTATGCTAGGATCTCCAACTACGGGTACCCAGGTTGGCTGCAAACGAAGTGCTTTTGTTGGAAGTTGTAAACATCTTTTGTGGGAAGCTATAAGAGCATCTTGTGCTGCTCCATATTATCTTGATGACTTTTCCGATG GTGTATACCGTTGGCTTGACGGTGCTCTATTGGCAAACAATCCAACTATCTTCTCCATACGAGAAGCACAACTTCTGTGGCCTGATACTAAAATTGATTGTATAGTTTCAATTGGATCTGGCTCTTTGCCTACTAAG GCTCGAAAAGGTGGTTGGCGATATCTAGATGCAGGGCAAGTGCTGATCGAGAGTGCATGCTCTGTAGATCATGCAGAGGAAGCTTTAAGGACGCTGTTACCTATGCACCCTGAGATCCATTACTTCCGGTTCAATCCAG TGGATGAACGATGTGACATGGAGCTGGATGAGACGGATCCAACAATTTGGGCAAAGTTGGAAGCTGCAACGAAGGATTACATCGATAACAATTCGGAAACTTTCAAGGATGCTTGTGAAAGACTTGTTGCACCATTTAAAAATGCGTAA